A genomic window from Betta splendens chromosome 17, fBetSpl5.4, whole genome shotgun sequence includes:
- the si:rp71-1g18.1 gene encoding zinc finger protein 184 isoform X1, which produces MSARATDLQAQVESVLGALVKAATVELTKLFETRYGVSPLQVGVGRNEDKEKTETIITVDDISTADTKRSIGVQVENDIYAPLEASGPPLVLEEDSLRECGEEVGVQEGCRVSSKVLLYEANSYVDSDLSPLNEQVLSVDVVEVDVPDDFTTDSDAQTDIVFHVSAEAWTEVLALESTQKRAAKQQPIVIQPDTSNNTSDKVNFVCPLILKPESPVPKPDSSEKQFQTEPQQRCVSTSKGTAYSPSPSDGAITPAQVGVWERIHTPDGAKNNLHMRLKLSSADPKLMRQCTVQLVDVLKVSKPGKNLKDNVANCKSDVPLPKDLRRHQGLHTGHRICCFTSCGNHIWRLHKDVAHSRNRYACSICGKDFKRRKVLRRHERFHSGEKPYSCSACSKMFALRKSLRRHVRFHTGERPHTCTQCGKGFRLRDNLKAHLRFHTGEKPFSCATCGKMFRIMRNLEKHKVSDCQLFVPSFRTIAGL; this is translated from the exons ATGTCTGCGCGCGCCACAGACCTCCAGGCGCAGGTGGAGTCGGTGTTGGGGGCGCTAGTTAAAGCAGCCACGGTGGAACTAACCAAACTATTTGAGACCAGATACGGCGTGTCGCCTCTACAAGTGGGAGTGGGCCGCAATGAAGACAAAGagaaaactgaaactatcaTAACAGTGGATGATATTTCGACTGCGGACACGAAACGTAGCATCGGAGTGCAAGTGGAAAACGACATTTATGCGCCATTGGAGGCTTCTG GCCCACCTCTCGTCTTAGAGGAGGATTCTCTCAGGGAGtgcggggaggaggtgggggtccAGGAGGGATGTCGTGTTTCTTCAAAAGTACTCTTATATGAGGCTAACAGCTATGTTGACTCAGATTTGTCACCTCTCAACGAACAG GTTTTGTCTGTGgacgtggtggaggtggatgtcCCTGATGACTTTACAACAGACAGTGATGCCCAAACAGATATTGTTTTTCATG TTTCTGCAGAAGCATGGACAGAGGTATTAGCTCTTGAATCAACACAAAAGCGTGCAGCCAAACAACAGCCTATTGTGATCCAACCAGACACAAGCAACAACACGTCTGATAAGGTGAACTTTGTTTGTCCATTAATCCTTAAGCCTGAGTCTCCAGTTCCCAAGCCTGACAGCTCAGAGAAGCAGTTTCAAACTGAGCCTCAACAACGCTGTGTTAGCACTTCTAAGGGCACTGCTTACAGTCCATCCCCGTCAGATGGAGCCATTACTCCTGCACAGGTTGGGGTTTGGGAAAGGATCCATACTCCAGATGGTGCGAAGAACAACCTCCACATGAGACTGAAGTTGTCTTCTGCAGATCCAAAGCTGATGCGTCAGTGTACAGTACAACTGGTGGATGTACTCAAGGTGTCCAAACCAGGAAAGAATCTTAAGGATAATGTTGCGAACTGCAAAAGTGATGTGCCTCTTCCCAAAGACCTGCGGCGCCACCAAGGTCTTCACACAGGCCATCGTATCTGCTGTTTTACCTCGTGTGGAAACCACATTTGGCGTCTCCACAAGGATGTTGCCCACTCTCGCAACAGGTACGCTTGCAGCATCTGTGGAAAAGATTTTAAACGCAGAAAAGTTCTCCGGCGGCATGAGCGTTTCCACAGTGGAGAAAAACCATATTCCTGTTCAGCTTGCTCCAAGATGTTTGCACTGAGAAAGAGCCTCCGTCGACATGTGCGTTTTCACACAGGGGAACGGCCGCACACCTGCACCCAGTGCGGAAAGGGCTTCCGTCTGCGAGACAACCTGAAAGCACATTTAAGgtttcacacaggagagaagccgTTCAGCTGTGCCACATGTGGGAAGATGTTCAGAATTATGAGAAATCTTGAGAAACACAAAGTTTCTGACTGTCAATTGTTTGTACCTTCATTCAGGACCATTGCTGGCTTGTAG
- the LOC114844447 gene encoding E3 ubiquitin-protein ligase TRIM47-like, which translates to MEETDNTRLEEMLMCPVCQDIFRSPRQLPCGHSLCMACLESLVDHSSDVSLRCPDCRTGFTEVIGVQKNYALANIAEDFREIRRRTVVRTKNVYCDFCQGGKILAVKTCLKCELSLCKEHVKHHLELPVFTGHPLVIPLSDLHERKCPQHEDLVLKYYCSASRRYICNMCALKSKQHNLSTEASTVLRRQMTEYMEQQFTVLKEQMTESIEAVRKLKGDIQRDKQKLNSADLWLSNVTVVLLCLWFIVLYYAYNYSVENQALTEALDKQQRRVHTIYSNVAELLLAHPLNSYKSPETDYKGFLMLDLDTVSPFLAISADLLSVERMKAKLDYPDSSSRFDEAPQVLSSLCFSSGTHIWEVQAEGHWDIAVSYRSIQRKSDSSFFGNNTESWSLKHDGKGQLCVCHDGRKTALAVRLQSKRIAVMLNYEKGNITFTALESTVTWLYEFKTKLMQPLCLGLGLHQVDPPSRASVVKAS; encoded by the exons ATGGAAGAGACAGATAACACTCGGCTTGAGGAAATGCTAATGTGCCCAGTGTGTCAGGACATTTTTAGGAGTCCTCGCCAGCTGCCCTGTGGACACAGCTTGTGCATGGCCTGTTTAGAAAGCCTGGTGGATCACTCCTCAGACGTGTCTCTTCGCTGCCCCGACTGTAGGACTGGTTTTACAGAAGTCATTGGGGTGCAAAAGAACTACGCCTTGGCTAATATTGCAGAGGACTTTAGAGAGATCAGAAGGAGGACG GTAGTGCGGACAAAAAATGTGTACTGTGACTTTTGCCAAGGGGGAAAGATCCTGGCTGTAAAAACATGTCTGAAGTGTGAGTTATCCTTGTGCAAGGAGCATGTCAAGCACCACCTGGAGCTGCCAGTGTTCACAGGACATCCACTGGTCATACCTCTGAGCGATCTCCACGAGAGGAAGTGCCCCCAGCATGAGGACCTGGTCCTGAAGTACTACTGCTCTGCATCAAGGCGCTATATCTGCAATATGTGTGCACTGAAGAGTAAGCAGCATAATCTGTCCACTGAGGCTTCCACTGTCCTGAGAAGACAGATGACT GAGTACATGGAGCAGCAGTTTACAGTGCTTAAGGAACAAATGACAGAATCCATTGAAGCTGTAAGAAAACTTAAAGGAGACATACAACGTGAT AAACAGAAACTGAATTCTGCTGACTTGTGGCTGAGTAATGTCACAGtagtgctgctctgtctgtggttcATAGTTCTTTATTATG CCTACAACTACTCTGTGGAAAACCAGGCCTTAACAGAAGCATTAGACAAGCAGCAGAGACGTGTGCATACCATCTATTCTAATGTTGCAG AACTTCTGCTTGCTCATCCACTAAATAGCTACAAGTCTCCAGAAACTGATTATAAAG GATTCCTCATGCTGGACCTGGACACTGTCAGTCCTTTTCTGGCCATCTCAGCTGACCTCCTGTCAGTAGAAAGGATGAAAGCCAAGTTGGATTATCCTGACAGTAGCAGTCGCTTTGATGAAGCCCCGCaggtcctctcctctctgtgcttctcCTCTGGTACTCACATCTGGGAGGTGCAAGCTGAAGGACACTGGGACATTGCTGTGTCCTACAGGAGCATCCAACGTAAGAGTGATAGCAGCTTCTTTGGAAACAACACAGAGTCCTGGAGCCTAAAACATGATGGCAAAGGCCAACTGTGTGTTTGCCATGATGGAAGAAAAACCGCTCTCGCTGTCAGGCTGCAAAGCAAACGAATAGCAGTTATGCTTAATTATGAGAAAGGAAACATCACATTTACTGCCTTGGAGTCCACAGTTACCTGGTTATATGAGTTCAAGACAAAACTGATGCAACCACTTTGCTTGGGTTTAGGACTCCACCAAGTGGATCCACCAAGTAGAGCCTCTGTAGTGAAAGCCTCCTGA
- the si:rp71-1g18.1 gene encoding uncharacterized protein si:rp71-1g18.1 isoform X2: protein MSARATDLQAQVESVLGALVKAATVELTKLFETRYGVSPLQVGVGRNEDKEKTETIITVDDISTADTKRSIGVQVENDIYAPLEASGPPLVLEEDSLRECGEEVGVQEGCRVSSKVLLYEANSYVDSDLSPLNEQVLSVDVVEVDVPDDFTTDSDAQTDIVFHVSAEAWTEVLALESTQKRAAKQQPIVIQPDTSNNTSDKVNFVCPLILKPESPVPKPDSSEKQFQTEPQQRCVSTSKGTAYSPSPSDGAITPAQVGVWERIHTPDGAKNNLHMRLKLSSADPKLMRQCTVQLVDVLKVSKPGKNLKDNVANCKSDVPLPKDLRRHQGLHTGHRICCFTSCGNHIWRLHKDVAHSRNRGTAAHLHPVRKGLPSARQPESTFKVSHRREAVQLCHMWEDVQNYEKS from the exons ATGTCTGCGCGCGCCACAGACCTCCAGGCGCAGGTGGAGTCGGTGTTGGGGGCGCTAGTTAAAGCAGCCACGGTGGAACTAACCAAACTATTTGAGACCAGATACGGCGTGTCGCCTCTACAAGTGGGAGTGGGCCGCAATGAAGACAAAGagaaaactgaaactatcaTAACAGTGGATGATATTTCGACTGCGGACACGAAACGTAGCATCGGAGTGCAAGTGGAAAACGACATTTATGCGCCATTGGAGGCTTCTG GCCCACCTCTCGTCTTAGAGGAGGATTCTCTCAGGGAGtgcggggaggaggtgggggtccAGGAGGGATGTCGTGTTTCTTCAAAAGTACTCTTATATGAGGCTAACAGCTATGTTGACTCAGATTTGTCACCTCTCAACGAACAG GTTTTGTCTGTGgacgtggtggaggtggatgtcCCTGATGACTTTACAACAGACAGTGATGCCCAAACAGATATTGTTTTTCATG TTTCTGCAGAAGCATGGACAGAGGTATTAGCTCTTGAATCAACACAAAAGCGTGCAGCCAAACAACAGCCTATTGTGATCCAACCAGACACAAGCAACAACACGTCTGATAAGGTGAACTTTGTTTGTCCATTAATCCTTAAGCCTGAGTCTCCAGTTCCCAAGCCTGACAGCTCAGAGAAGCAGTTTCAAACTGAGCCTCAACAACGCTGTGTTAGCACTTCTAAGGGCACTGCTTACAGTCCATCCCCGTCAGATGGAGCCATTACTCCTGCACAGGTTGGGGTTTGGGAAAGGATCCATACTCCAGATGGTGCGAAGAACAACCTCCACATGAGACTGAAGTTGTCTTCTGCAGATCCAAAGCTGATGCGTCAGTGTACAGTACAACTGGTGGATGTACTCAAGGTGTCCAAACCAGGAAAGAATCTTAAGGATAATGTTGCGAACTGCAAAAGTGATGTGCCTCTTCCCAAAGACCTGCGGCGCCACCAAGGTCTTCACACAGGCCATCGTATCTGCTGTTTTACCTCGTGTGGAAACCACATTTGGCGTCTCCACAAGGATGTTGCCCACTCTCGCAACAG GGGAACGGCCGCACACCTGCACCCAGTGCGGAAAGGGCTTCCGTCTGCGAGACAACCTGAAAGCACATTTAAGgtttcacacaggagagaagccgTTCAGCTGTGCCACATGTGGGAAGATGTTCAGAATTATGAGAAATCTTGA
- the casq1a gene encoding calsequestrin-1a: protein MKWTWVLAVLMSFGGLSLGKDSLDFPEYDGKDRVHDLNAKNYKSVMKKYDVMVVYYHDPVGSSRVAQRQFEIEELALELAAQVLDEFDDEDIGVGLIDAKHDKAVAKKLGLKESDSIFIFTEDEVIEYDGELAADTLVEFIYDVLEDPVEIIDNSKELKGFENVEEDIKLVGYFKSHKSEHFEAFADAAEEFHPHISFFATFNPKIAKALELKLNEVDFYEPFIDDPVVIPGKPYSEDELIKFIEDNDRPTLRKLQPHNIYEIWADDIDDEHIIAFAEESDPDGFEFLEILKQVAKDNTDNPDLSIVWIDPDDFPLLLPHWEKTFGIDLSSPQIGVVDTDDADSVWMDMDDGEDIPSVDELEDWIEDALSGEIDPDDDDDDDDDDDDDDDDDDDDDDDDDDDDDDDDGDDDDDDDDDDDDNDDDDDDDDDDDDDDDDDDDDDDDDDDDDDDDDDY, encoded by the exons ATGAAGTGGACCTGGGTACTGGCAGTCTTAATGTCCTTTGGGGGACTATCACTGGGCAAGGACAGCTTGGACTTCCCTGAGTATGATGGCAAGGACCGCGTACACGACCTCAACGCTAAAAATTATAAGTCTGTGATGAAGAAGTACGATGTCATGGTGGTTTATTACCATGACCCTGTTGGATCCAGCCGCGTCGCCCAGAGACAGTTTGAGATTGAAGAGTTGGCCCTTGAG cttgctgcccAGGTTCTGGATGAATTTGATGATGAGGATATCGGAGTTGGTCTCATTGATGCAAAGCACGACAAGGCTGTCGCAAAGAAACTAG GCCTTAAAGAGTCTGacagcatcttcatcttcacAGAAGATGAAGTCATTGAATATGATGGCGAGCTTGCAGCTGACACGCTTGTGGAGTTCATCTATGAT GTTCTTGAGGACCCAGTGGAAATTATTGACAACAGTAAGGAACTAAAAGGCTTTGAAAATGTTGAAGAGGACATCAAATTGGTGGGCTACTTTAAAAGTCACAAGTCAGAAC ATTTTGAAGCATTTGCCGATGCTGCAGAAGAGTTCCATCCCCATATCAGCTTCTTTGCCACTTTTAATCCCAAG ATTGCCAAGGCTCTGGAACTAAAGCTTAATGAGGTTGACTTTTATGAACCCTTCATTGATGACCCTGTGGTCATTCCTGGAAAACCCTACTCTGAGGATGAACTGATAAAATTCATTGAAGATAACGACAG ACCAACCctgaggaagctgcagccacacaacaTCTATGAGATTTGG GCAGATGATATTGATGATGAACATATTATTGCTTTTGCAGAGGAGTCTGACCCAg ATGGTTTTGAATTCCTGGAGATCCTTAAGCAAGTTGCCAAGGATAACACAGACAACCCTGACCTCAGCATTGTCTGGATTGACCCTGACGACTTTCCCCTG CTTCTGCCACACTGGGAGAAAACCTTTGGCATTGACCTGTCCTCCCCACAGATTGGTGTTGTTGATACTGATGAT GCTGACAGTGTGTGGATGGATATGGATGACGGTGAAGACATACCATCTGTGGATGAGCTAGAGGACTGGATAGAGGATGCTCTGTCAGGTGAAATTGatccagatgatgatgatgatgatgatgatgatgacgacgacgacgacgacgacgacgacgacgacgacgacgatgacgacgatgatgacgacgatgacgacggcgacgacgacgacgatgatgatgatgatgacgacgacaatgatgatgatgacgatgacgacgatgatgatgacgacgatgatgacgatgatgacgacgatgacgacgatgacgatgatgacgacgatgacgatgacgatTATTAA